In Prochlorococcus marinus XMU1411, one genomic interval encodes:
- a CDS encoding high light inducible protein: MENKNQSRNIDPQKIRAENLNGKFALVGLIALVGAYITTGQIVPGII; the protein is encoded by the coding sequence ATGGAAAATAAAAATCAATCAAGAAATATTGATCCTCAAAAAATAAGAGCAGAAAATTTAAATGGCAAATTTGCTCTTGTTGGTCTAATTGCTCTTGTTGGAGCATACATAACAACTGGTCAGATTGTACCCGGAATCATTTAA
- a CDS encoding high light inducible protein, translating to MISRRKFLYRAIGRPAMMAFMILVGTYLTTGQFIPGVF from the coding sequence ATTATTAGTCGAAGAAAGTTTCTATACAGAGCCATTGGAAGACCAGCAATGATGGCTTTCATGATCTTAGTGGGAACATATTTAACAACTGGTCAATTTATCCCTGGTGTTTTTTAA